Part of the Brassica oleracea var. oleracea cultivar TO1000 chromosome C8, BOL, whole genome shotgun sequence genome is shown below.
GGAGTCCTCGTTATGCTGAGAGTGATGCTGCGAATCTTAGTTTCATACTCAGGTAGAACGAGGCGAATGCTTTCAACATCCCACTCACTCGTCCCTGGTAGTAACAAGTCTGAGACTGAAAGTGTGGCGCTGGCTTCCGTTGGTGGTCCCATTGGTCTCTCTTGTTTGCTGAGACTCAGCCATGGGTCATCCCAGACGTTGATACATTGGCCGTCCCCCACAATCCAGCCCAAGTTTTTCATAAGAAGCTCCCGTCCAGCAAGAATGCTCCTCCAGCCGTGGGAGATAGAGGATGATGTTCCCGCCATAAAAAAATCGCTGTCAGGGTAGTATTTCCCTTTCAATATTTTGGCGAGGAGGCATGAGGGGTTAAGTTAAGACGTAAAGAAAAAGAAAAAAAAACATGACGAATAAAAACTATGAATTATTCAGTGAGCTAATTTATAATTTACTATATTAGTTTTCATGATTTGCACCCGAGAAAAAAAGTTCCAATCATGTTTGATATCTATAACTACTTTGATGTTATCTCCTTTCATTTCATCTCTAGGAACTTCAATGCTGAGGCTGATTCTGTAGCAAAATTAGCCTTTGCTATGTCTATAACAAGCTCCAACTCTGGAGTGTAAACCTTTTCTTTTAAGTAATGCAATGTTGGTTTGATCAAAAAAAAAAAACTTGTAGTTACATATATCTGTATAACTTTTACAAAATAAAAACTTTTCTTTGCACACAAAAAAAAATTTGTTCTAAACATTCTTCCTCTATTTAGCTTATTATAAAAATAACAGTCGCCTTAGTAATAACTAATAAGTTAATAACACATTAATAGTGAACTACTTGGAAGCAGAGTTAAGGACACGAACGGGAACAATGGGTATGGAATCCCACCACTCTTTCATTCTCCGGTTACTCTGATCGTTGCTCATGTATCTCCCGACACTCGATGTCATTACAAAGCAATATATTGTACCAAACATGATGACCAACTTGAACGGCACCACCGCAAAAAATATTGCCAAGGCTAAAATCGACGCCGTCACCATGCTTGCATGCTATGATATGAGTGTAAGAACACATTTTCGAAACAACAACAAAATATATAAAATTTACATATTTAGTAGTTACCTTGCTAGAGGTATATATGGATCGCAACTTCATGATGGTGATGTTGACATGCTGTATTAACTGGCGAAGTCTTATTAAGCCATATTGAGCCGACACAATGCTTTCAGTCATTGTTTAGTCGGATTCGGTGCTAACTTTTACCGCATCCTCACTTTTTGTGTGTACCTTCTTTTGTCTAGCCTGAGCCATTCTAACCACCATCCATACTAAGCAAGCAGCTATAGCCTTGCCGACCCACTCCCTGTAACATTATTTAATTTCTTGATCATATGCTACTTTAAACTCACTTGTAGACGGTTAAAATGGCAATGGCTAGAACAAAAAGCGTACGAGAAGGCCTTTCCCAATTAAGCACTTCTTGGAACCATGGCAATGCGTCTTGCATTGGCCTCATCAGCTCCTGCAAGATATCTCGTTAATATTGTCTAGATTATCTTTTTCATCCATGCATAATATTATTATTATTTTTTTTTGAAAAAAGTCCATGCATAATATTGCACTCGAGACTATTGATTTTTAAACCCATCACAAGAATATTCTCACCATAAGAACTGCTACACTTTCAGTAATCCCTTCCTCTTCGAGCTCCCTTGTAGTAGCTTTAGCCTTTTCAATCTCCCTTCCCTCTTCTCGAGTTTGATTCACTGCACTTTCAAGCGATGCAAGCATTTCTTCTTTATCAATCACTTTACTCTTCTCCTTGTACTTATCTTCTTCCTCTTCTTTTAATATGCTACCAAGCTGTTCCATGTTCATATTCCTCAATATGGAGCCAGCACTACACGGGTTTTTGGTAGTACCCACCTTTTGACTAATCTCTGCGAGCTCTTCTAGTACAGAGTCTCCCTTAGGAACTTCCTCAAATAAACTGAATATTAAAAACCTTTTTGGATCCGGTGGAGAAATCCTCAACATTTCACGGGCTGCATGCAACCGTATTATCCCCAATATTGTTCTCGAATGGACTTCCCATGCTTGTAAGGGAGATTCAACATTGTATTTCTATAAAAACTGGTGCATTAATGTTATCTCCTTTACAAGCATAAGCCAATGAATGATCCCTTCTCGTTGAGCTTGTCATCTCCGGAAACTCTAAGACAATTCCTTCCTCACTAACATGCATCACAAAGGTAAACATGTTACAAGCCATATACACATTACACAAATGAGGCAAAAATTTATAAGCCTACTAATTCCCACAAAAAATATTTTCTGAAACCAAAGGAAAAGAGTTAAGAATAAGTATCCCCTGACGTGATGTAGTAAAAATATTAACTATCATAATCTTGTAATGGTTCGCGTTGAGAGTTCTAAAGTAAATCAGAAGGAAATATTCAGAATGAATCAATATAACTAGTTTGTTTAGCAATGTTAAGAAAGGAATATAATCCTTATGCAGGAATACATTACAAATCGGGAGACTAATATACAATGGCCTTGTCAAAAAGAGGGGCACCCCATGGACCAGTGGAATTAGGCTTCACATAACTGGCACCGTCTTTGGTAAGATCTATCTTAAGAGCATCTTCATAGTTTATAATTCCTGCAGCTTCGAAGTATAACCCATAGTTTGTCAAAGTAAGTCTACCTACAAAAGTGAAGACATTTTGTTAAGAAATTAGCAACCATGGCTCTGAATTAAAGTTTATGCGACGTAACATAAGTAAATAGCGCAGGAAAACCAAACCTGGCCAGCTTGTTTCTTTAATGTGGCGAACCACTCTCTGTGAAGCCATTGTTCCTTCTACGTACAATATAATTTCATCATCCGCTAAATCGACCCCTTTAGTTTTCGTTTGTTTTTGCAAATACTTCATACACCTTGAAGATATACATAAATAGAGTTGATACAATAAAGAAAATAATACATGATTTATATTGAGCCTAAAAACCAACTAAAATACATATAATTAAGAATAGTTACTTGTGAATATCTTTGACAAACATGTCATAAGCTGGGAAATGAAGTTGGTGGCCGGTAGGAGCGGTTAGAGTCTCAAACGTGTATCTTCCGTTGATGATATCAGCTGGGAGAGGAATGAGTGAGGCCAAATAGTCAAATGCATCTTCACCCACACTTGGTTCATGATCAGCCTAATTAATTCAGATGAAATATTACTATTACATAGAATTTGAATTGTTTCACAGCTTTATAACCAAACAAAGAAGTTGCTTACTAAAGCGGCATGATATATGAATAAAACAGAGAGATGTCATCTTGCTCTGGGGACAAGGTAGCTTGAATCCTGTTATCTTCACTCTCCTTACCTACTGCTTCCTTGTAAGTTGTAACACAAGTAATAAAGTCAACATTACATTAGCAAAACTCCAAAATCTAAGAAACTAAGTGATCATCAAGTCTCAATGTTTGAAGACCTATGTACCAAGTGAGACTCATTGTCATTAACATCAGGTTGTTGCCACGCAAGCATCATATCGAACGTGAGACGGGTAAAAGAACCATCTTTGATCCTCTCAGGTATGTTTTGACAAACCCTACTCATCGCCTTTGAGTCGAAGAACTCCACAAACTTCTTCGAGTAAGTAGCTTCGGCAGGCTTCCATTGACATTCAAACTCTTCCACAATTTCATCTATGGTTGACCCTAGTTCCCTACAGCACCAATCACAAACCGCAATCACCATTCCGAAATAAACCGGTTAGCAATCATCAGTTTAAGCTAAGTTTGTAATTATTTTGCCGTAACCACCAAGGAAACGAAAATTACAACTATTTTGCGTTCTATACTTTAATTTCAGCGTTAATTTCAGCGTCAACAATCCTTAACCTTCTATTAATCAAAACACAGATCTGCAAATATCAATATAAATAGACAGAGGAAAAGAAAAATATACTGTGAACATCTAAGAACGACTTCGTTGGCAATGGAGGACAAGTGCTTCATCTTCTTCCTCTACTGATCTGTTTTCTTTCTCTGTTTCTTTGTTTGCTGTTTTTTTTCTTCTTTTCGTATTCTGTTTTGCCGGGCGGTTCAATTTGGTAAAACCGAACCGAACCGAACCGTACCGAACCGAAATAGACAATATGGTTTGGTTTTGGTATATACCATATAAACCGAATGGATATAATTTTATAAAAACCGTAGGATTTGGATATGAAAAGTATATAACCGATTAAACCGAATAAACCGAATAAAACCGATTAAAAGTAGAAACATGTAAATATGTATCTATTTTATAACAATACATGAAAATCTATTTATTACATAAGTTAAATAAACACTTGAACTATAATTAAATAACAATACATCGCAATTCAGACATCTTATTTTCTAAGTTTTCTTTTGATCTTTTTGCTTTATTTTAGTCTTCACTAAATTAATATGAAGATTATAAATTTGATGGACAATAATTAATGAAAATTTTTCACAACTTTTTTTTTATCTGTAAACAAATAAAGTTTCGTGTTCAATTGAAAAAACATGACTTTAATGAACACTAAATATGGAAGAGTGGAAAAACTTTTCTTTCATGTTTCTGTTTTGTTTCATATTTTTATTTTCAAAATTTCAAGCTTTGATTTTAGTTATAGATTTGATTATTTTATTTGATAGTAGAAGCATTTTTACTTTTTTGTTCATTTATTTGAACATGTAATATATTTTTAATAAATGATTGTGTTGACAATATGATTCTAAAATTCATATAATATGATCTCAAACTAAATAATTATGTTTTTTGGTATAAAACCGAAAAACCGAAAATCGACGGTATATAAACAGAATCGAACCGAAGTAAATATGGATTTAGAATGGTAGTTATATTTTACTAACCGAAATACCGAAAACCGAAAAAACCGAACCGATATCCGGATTGAACACCGATGTAAAGGAAAAAAAAACTCGTTCACTGGCAACTTCTGCATGTGCCATGTGGCATTACCCATGCAAATAGGCGTAGACCGAGAACCGTACACAAACGCTGTCGTTTCGAGTGAAAGTGCAGAAAAATTGATTTCATATTTCGTAGATGGGCCTTCTATATCGGCCCATATAAACGCCCATTTAAACGAGTAGCGGATGAAAATCGTTTCTTCCAAGGAAAAGTCTGAAACTCACTCAGAGCTCTGTGTAACAAACAATACGGCTAAGATGGCGGAGGCGGCGATTCTAGGGTTCCTGCAGAACAACGAATCAATCCCAGATTCCGGTAAATTCGCCGCGGAGCTCAACCTCGACCACGAAGAAATCAAAAACGTCATCAAGAGCTTACAAGGTTTTCGCTACATCGAAGCTAAGGTACCACCACCACTTGATAAAATCACCGATCTATGCGTTGTGGGGGTTTGCTGATTAATGTATAAGCGTTGCTGCAATGTACTGATGCGCAGGAGCTGAAACGGGAAACGTTGGTTTTGACTGATGAAGGGAAGAAGTACGCGGCGGAAGGTTCGCCGGAGTTTCACTTTTTCTCGACTGTTCCTGAGGAAGGTAGCATATCCAAGGATGATCTAGAGGTGATTGATTACTAATGCCTGTATGATTCTTTCCAATATTATTTTATCTGGTGTCTCTAAGATTTTCTCGTTTTGTTTCAGAAAAAGCTGGAGGCTTCTGTATTCAAAATTGGAAGCACTCAAGCTGCTAAAAAGAAGTGGGTGGCAATGGGAAAGCAAGTCTCTAGGAAGGTAGTGAATTGTGAATTGGCTTGGTTTCTGTTGATTCATCCAATGAGTTGAGATTGTACTCTTTTGTTGTAGGTTCAACATGTTGAAGATAAAGTAAAGGAGTCTCTTTTGCAAATACAACAAGGACTGGTTTGTTCATCATCTTATTTCAGAACTATTATGTGGAATTCTAAGCTAAGCTTTTATGAGACTAAGTTGGCCTTTCTCGCTTTCAGGAGCTTGACCAAGAAAGTCTCAACTCTCTCAAAGCCAGGAAACTCATAGTAACACAGTAACTTACCTGCGCTTTTCTTTTGTAAATTTGTTTTCTTTTGGGAGACATTATTTTTAACGCCTTTCTGCTTAGGGGATGGACGGGATATTCTGATGTAAAGAAAGGTCCCTGTTATGCTCCCAAAAGGAAGATCTTCGCTACCGACTTGACTCGTGAAAATCTGCAGAAGTGAGTACTAATCCTAATGTTTGTTTTTCGACCTATTAGTTTATATTGTTGACCCAATTATCCTCACATGCAGCTGGAAAGAGTTGGAATTCAAGGAGTATAACTTCAACGCTAAGGGACAACCTCTTGATGCAGGGCATCTCCATCCCCTTCTTAAGGTACTCAAACGTAACACGAGTTGTTGAAATCGTTTACTTCAAGCGCAGTGTTGTTTCATACTGAAATGTAGTTTATTTGATCGTTAACTTTTCTGTTGCAAAAATATGGAAAAACAATTGCTTTTCGTAGCCTATTTATTTATTTTCTTATTCTTGTGCGTTTCAGGTGCGGAAGCAGTTCAAAGACATATTTTGTCAGATGGGGTGAGTCCGTCTTTTACCATTTTACTACTATTTCTTGATTTTTTCTCTACCACCGTGGAATAGTGATTTTCAACATTGTGGTCACAGATTTGAAGAGATGCCAACAAACAACTTTGTGGAGAGCAGGTATAATCATAACTCTATCTATCAAAGCACCTAATGCAAACCTATCAACCTTTTTCACGATCGATCTAGTTATTCAGAAACGATGTTTGGATATCTTTTATGTTCATTGGTTAATCACAAACTTCTTCCTCTGCCATGTAGC
Proteins encoded:
- the LOC106309284 gene encoding LOW QUALITY PROTEIN: uncharacterized protein LOC106309284 (The sequence of the model RefSeq protein was modified relative to this genomic sequence to represent the inferred CDS: deleted 1 base in 1 codon; substituted 5 bases at 5 genomic stop codons), which codes for MAHAEVASERRKKMKHLSSIANEVVLRCSQELGSTIDEIVEEFECQWKPAEATYSKKFVEFFDSKAMSRVCQNIPERIKDGSFTRLTFDMMLAWQQPDVNDNESHLEAVGKESEDNRIQATLSPEQDDISLFYSYIMPLXXADHEPSVGEDAFDYLASLIPLPADIINGRYTFETLTAPTGHQLHFPAYDMFVKDIHKCMKYLQKQTKTKGVDLADDEIILYVEGTMASQRVVRHIKETSWPGRLTLTNYGLYFEAAGIINYEDALKIDLTKDGASYVKPNSTGPWGAPLFDKAIVYXSPDFEEGIVLEFPEMTSSTRRDHHWLMLVKEITLMHQFLXKYNVESPLQAWEVHSRTILGIIRLHAAREMLRISPPDPKRFLIFSLFEEVPKGDSVLEELAEISQKVGTTKNPCSAGSILRNMNMEQLGSILKEEEEDKYKEKSKVIDKEEMLASLESAVNQTREEGREIEKAKATTRELEEEGITESVAVLMELMRPMQDALPWFQEVLNWERPSRTLFVLAIAILTVYKEWVGKAIAACLVWMVVRMAQARQKKVHTKSEDAVKVSTESDXTMTESIVSAQYGLIRLRQLIQHVNITIMKLRSIYTSSKHASMVTASILALAIFFAVVPFKLVIMFGTIYCFVMTSSVGRYMSNDQSNRRMKEWWDSIPIVPVRVLNSASK
- the LOC106311974 gene encoding phenylalanine--tRNA ligase alpha subunit, cytoplasmic encodes the protein MKIVSSKEKSETHSELCVTNNTAKMAEAAILGFLQNNESIPDSGKFAAELNLDHEEIKNVIKSLQGFRYIEAKELKRETLVLTDEGKKYAAEGSPEFHFFSTVPEEGSISKDDLEKKLEASVFKIGSTQAAKKKWVAMGKQVSRKVQHVEDKVKESLLQIQQGLELDQESLNSLKARKLIVTQGWTGYSDVKKGPCYAPKRKIFATDLTRENLQNWKELEFKEYNFNAKGQPLDAGHLHPLLKVRKQFKDIFCQMGFEEMPTNNFVESSFWNFDALFQPQQHPARDSHDTFFLKAPSTTRELPEDYVERVKQVHESGGYGSRGYNYDWKREEANKNLLRTHTTAVSSRMLYALAKGPFTPKKYFSIDRVFRNEAVDRTHLAEFHQIEGLICDRGLTLGDLIGVLQAFFSRLGMPKLRFKPAYNPYTEPSMEIFSYHEGLEKWVEIGNSGMFRPEMLQPMGLPEDVRVIAWGLSLERPTMILYGIDNIRDLFGHKVDLDLIKRNPICRVGIE